The sequence below is a genomic window from Dermacentor albipictus isolate Rhodes 1998 colony chromosome 2, USDA_Dalb.pri_finalv2, whole genome shotgun sequence.
ATTGAGCCCAACTGAGCTAAAAGCCATTTCATGCCCAATAATTACTTCACATATCACATCCTCGACAAACACACTAGTGCTACATATATCCAAAACTACTTTCAGATATCAAGTTAAATTAGTTAGTGGAGCTGAAAGGGCCCAATGCAAAGAGCAAAGGCACAGTATTGGAATGCAGGATATTTTGAAAGGAATTGAGGATTCTCCTGCAATTTAAAATAATTTGGATCTTAAAACCTCGTGGCGTATTCTTTCAGATATGCAGGTTGTTTGCTTCATGTTTTACCTTATTCCTTTAACAATAGAGTCTGAGCTTTTAAGGGTTAAATGATGTTCTTCtggcactacaaaaaaaaaggtatgAGACCAACCATTGAAAGATGGCATTGGGCATGAATATCCATTGAGAAGCTCCTCCCTCCTGGCCTAAATGAGTAGGCACTCCTTCAAAGTGATGTCATTGGGTTGTCCTGGTTCagaccatgcaaaaaaaaaaaacaattatacagtcacacacacaaaaaaagaagcttttgGCCAGCCAGCAAAAGTACAACTATCAATACAACACAAACCAGGAACGACAATGAGCTTCAGTCAATTTTCATTCAACTATTTAAAGCGTTCTTGTTAGGAACTTTCCAGCCTACTTACttcaaaggccaactgcaacagaatttcactttggctaattTGGTTATAAATAAACAGTATGCAGGCTTCGTCCGTAAATGGGACTGCCTGCCACGCGGCACTGCATTCGGCAGTAGCATGCTCCCTGAACGTGGGGGATTTCTGGTGGAGGTACTAAGCTAAGTAATCCACTGGGTGGCAGACGCGTCCGAGCTCTGATGCAGTGAGAATCTGAAGTGGCGCAAAAGCTGCCTTTCAGTTTTTGTCAAGGCAGAAAACGTCAAAAATGGAGTGTTCGCTGGAGCAGTGGTATGTGATTAAATTTTGCTTTCACCTGGGCAAAACCGCTTCTGAGATGCTTGCCTCAGTTAATATCTGTGCCGAAAGATCAAATAGCTGCTCCACCACTGCGACCCTCGTAAAAAATGTCCTCCAGCATGGATTTTTCTGAAGCAGTTTCAAAGAATGAATTGGTTTAGAAGCAAATGCTGTTTACACATTAAGCTTGGTTCCTAATTTTGTAACTCCTTGCCAGGGTATCCAGATGAACTTGGGCCCACAAGTGGATAGCCCTTGCGAAACAGTCTTAAGTGGCACGACTGATCCAAAATTTACCATAGAACAAGCATAAGATTATATTTAAAGAAGCTACCTTAAAATGCCGCTAATGCGAATTGGATACATTATATTTCCATACAAAGTTTTGACAATGGCTAGGGTTGCTAAAACATTGAGGGAGAACAAGGAAACTAGCAGTCTTCTTGATCACAATATTACCTCACACTAAGAATGATTACAATAGCTTGTGTGTTGCTTTCCTCATTTTTGAGGAGAGTTAGGTACAAAAATTTACTATATTCTGAAACAGTTGTAAGCTTCATTCGTGTGTTGCTGATGTTGTGCAAGCTGAAGCTTCTTTTATTTTTAGTTTGGTATTCTTCTCACACATCCTTTTTCCTCCCCAAGACAAAATGTGTCACTTTTCGTATCCCTTCTGTAAGCTACTCTCTTGCCGTTAATGGCATAAGGAAATCTCTTTGGATGCATTATATTAAAGGTCAGCTGCAATACAGTTCTGGGCCATGTAAGAAGCACGATATCAGATAGTGTGGATATATGGCAGCCCCCACGCAAAATTTTGCATTTGCGATACAAGTAGATGTGTTGATAGAGGTTTTCAAAATAGGCATTCTTGATACCAAACTAAAAAAGAGATTTACGGGAGGGGggctctgcccccccccctcccggaaaactctggagggggctcgggccccagaGCTCCCCGGTAGTCAGCGCCTATGACCATTTTAACTCAAATATTCAATAAATATAGCAGAGCAGGTTTACACACATCAATGTATCATTCAGCATAAACATTACGAAactattttcatttatttttaatagAATGCTTTTCCCTGTGCACCTATCATGGTATGAAGGCGTTTCTGCCCTTTTAACTAGCAAAAGACATTTGCACATTCATCGtgcttcaagcaaacaaaataaaaatattgcGGAACAATGGCGCATAAGAAAGAATAAGCCCTAAATGGTGCACGTGACCCTGCCAGCAGTTGTGTGAGTGAGCTAAACCTCTGGTACCACATCCACGTCTATGGAAATTCTAAAGTGGCACAGTCAACAACTATGCTAAACACTGTTCAATAAGAAAATACCTAAGGCTTCTTTTTGATTCAGCCTTGAGCAAGTTCTGTGCCAGTCTAGTACGAGGAGTACAGAGCTGCAGCACAGACGCCAAGAACAGGACTGCACAATGGCAGTAGTACATTGGAACTAATCTAGTACACTATAATTGACACCTCAActgaaaagaaatgcaacaaACTAGCAAAAATAACAACTGGACGACCGACTGCATCAACTATCCGTGGCTATAGCCATTCCGTTGACCTTCTGGATGATGATAGCATGCTGTAAGTTTCGGGTTAAGCTTTACTAGCGAGGCTGCATAAATGGAACAAGGCTTTCAATTTTATGCTTCTTTGGCACAGGCTCAGCGCAAAATCCCTCTGCAATGCCATTTTGGAGAAGGATGGCACGATTTTGTGGAACTGGGCACAACTGTTCCGCCACTAGAGCCTACATTTCTTTTGTATGCAAAACTGTTTTTTCCTCTTCCTTAGTAAGTGGCGCAGAACACCTTCAATGACTGCTGGCTTCTGGCCTAGTTTTTGACCCTGCTGATGCTAAACTTTTGATAAACAACAGAAAGAAGGCGATAGTAGATCATCTGGTTCACATGCAGAAAAACTATTCATGCGGTCGAATAAGCAGGCACATGCCAAAATCCATATGCACAAAAGAAGACGAAAATAAAAACTGCAAAGTGTGCCATGCTCAGGCTGACAAATGTTTGGTGCTAGCCTCCGTCAGTAAAGACATGTCACTTGAGTCAAAAACATGGATCTTGGCTTGCCATGTTATTGCGCCACCGAAATATAGGACAGGGTTAGCGACTGTGCAATCCCAACACACACTCACATCATCCAGATCCTCTAAGTACACTGGTGCCTGAGGCTCTGCTTCCAGGGCCTCATCCAACGTGCTCATCTCAAGAGTAGGCTGCCCATCAGCATCAGGAAATAGAAACACGCTGGCCGATCGGCTGCTCAAGGGTCGGCCTGTGGCAGAACTGCCTAAGGAAGTTGCCGACCTGCAGCCAGATCCATAACCACTCTCGGGGCTCTCTGTGTGCTCGGCTTCGCTGAAGCGATCCAGGCTGCTGAAGAGGACTGTGTGGCTGGCACGGTGGGGCACAACAGTGGCAGGGCTGCCTTCTGTGTGACTTGCAGCCTGATTCAAGCTATTGCACGCTCGAAtctgcggcctcggcagctctgggggAGGGCCCTTTGGTGGCTCACAGAGGGTCAGCCGCTCAGGCTGCCTGTCATGGCGGACAGAGAGGGCATCCAGAAGCAGACCCCAAGAAAGACTTGAAGCAAAAGCTTCCACGCCTGCAGCAGGTAAAAAGGAGAATAAAGTGTCAAAGTATAGGACTTGGCAAAATGATAAGTTGACCTAGGCAGTGACtggtcaaattaaaaaaaagagatgaggaaagaaataaagaagcagGCACACAcccaaacaaaagaaaggaaaaataacaAGCACAACACAACCACTGTGGGTGTAACAAAACttgttcagaaaaaaagaagcaataaatATACCCTGGCATGCCTTCATGTAGTCAGACACACGCTTCATAATAAAAAAAGGGCAAGTATAACGTGGCAATACGTTTTGATTCGTTCTATACCTTTTTTATCCAACTAATGACTGGCCGATCCTGGTTATAACATGGCCAGAGCACCATTCATACTAACCATGaagtgtgaaaagaaaaaaaatagaatagAAGCTTCATGTACTTCTGATGAAGCATGAAAATTAAAGAAATTAATAGAATCTCTGTGCTATCTCAGTCAAGGTCTTATCTATGAAAACAAGGCTTCTTTGTAACAAACAAGCTTTAAAAGTGCATAAATCGACCtcgtggggttccttaacgtgtacccaaaatacggtacacaagcatttttaaATTCTGCCACCATTAGGTTGCAGCCATCAAGGCTGGAAATAAAACCtgtgacctcgtactcagcaacAGAATGCTGTAGCAATTCAGCCACTGTGTCATGCGCAAGTGTTCGAGTCAATGTAACACTAAGCTGTGATAGTTGCCATTGCAAGCAACCAAGGCCACATTTACTAGAAGTGTCACAGAAATGCCAAAGTACCAACCGTCCTGGCCATTGGCTAGACGTTCTTTTCTCAGACTCAGCCAATCATTGTGTTCATTAGTGGACCTCACAAGCAGTCACTACAAAGCAAATGTTCCCTTAAAAGTGGACCACACTGAATGTTCCTTCAGACCACGCGAGGAAGACATATAGAACAGACCACACAAAAGAGCAAAAGAATGCACAGCGCACCGTAACAATGTCCAAAAACAAGTTATTTCATGCCATTATGTTCATGATGACATCAGAACATTTTAACTTCCAGTTATGAATGTTAAATTAAGATGCATAAATTTAAGGATTAGGTATTTCATCGTACCTGTTTGTCTAATGTGCTGGTCAACTCTAACTTCACACAGCTTAACTGGGGCATCAGTCTGCGTTTCCTTGGAGGCCCTGATTATTGGACAGGTCTCCACTCCTATGGTGACAGGATGTCTGCAGCAAATTCCTgatgaagaggaggaagaaccaGAGTCCCGCtgttgccgccgctgccgccggcCCTGCTCCTTTTCAGTCTTCTTCAGCTTTTCCTTCAGGTAAGCCACTTCATGCTATGCAATGGAAAAACAGGACAATCTTGAAAGTAGCCCACCACAAACTTAGGTACAATAGTAGTCCAGAGAGCCACAGAAAATTCGATAAATTGCTGGTTCTCTGTGGTCATGCAATGAATACCCCATTTAATAACCTCGAGCTGACCACAGGAAAACAACATGTCATTATAGCAATAATCAGTGCAAGGTATAGTAAAACATTGCTAACTCAAAgtcacaaaaaattgaaaaaaatttcGAAATAACTGAAATTACAAAAACAGAAGTGCACTAACCATGCATATACCACGAGCCTTTTCAAAACGGCACCAGTAATATTCTCATTTGATCACTTTTGCGCGACTCGGCATTGAACACATAAGCGTCTATGAGCAAGAGCGTTAGTGGCACTTTACCAAGACAGCACCACATAATCTCTCGATAACACCAGTGAACTGTGCTGGTTCTGAACGTTCTGAGCGTAATTACTGCTCACTGAACATTACATTACTGCTCACTGAACGTTCCAGTGAGCAGTAATGGTAGCACTTTCTTATCATTATTACTTTTCTTATTTCAGTTTAAGTATGAAGAATTTGGCAGTTTTGCCCAAAGGGCAAGCGTTGAC
It includes:
- the LOC135919595 gene encoding uncharacterized protein; translation: MAPSISKEELMRNSDPLVWDFEASSSHSENTQRTCERVWTALTSRLCNVFIIVLSVVTGLAILLKLLTDIQFAQDAEIQLMLQNCSLNLSVGGDSSSSSGSHSAYLTVAKLETFVALLSSLSLAVLSLFLAEVLLRAVAGRARFFMQGPEVLDAVVVVVAFSLNVASRVSPDKGRQAGALVILLRVWRIQRVLDSLVDVERTRLNYVLGEQERERTLAQNKGELLILRVEDLEHEVAYLKEKLKKTEKEQGRRQRRQQRDSGSSSSSSGICCRHPVTIGVETCPIIRASKETQTDAPVKLCEVRVDQHIRQTGVEAFASSLSWGLLLDALSVRHDRQPERLTLCEPPKGPPPELPRPQIRACNSLNQAASHTEGSPATVVPHRASHTVLFSSLDRFSEAEHTESPESGYGSGCRSATSLGSSATGRPLSSRSASVFLFPDADGQPTLEMSTLDEALEAEPQAPVYLEDLDDDNPMTSL